One segment of Labrus mixtus chromosome 10, fLabMix1.1, whole genome shotgun sequence DNA contains the following:
- the prelid1a gene encoding PRELI domain containing 1a, whose translation MVKYYCCAGLLKSTWDQVCVAFWQRYPNPYSNHVLTEDIIFREVTPTNCLISRRLLTKTSRAPRWMERYLPKQMSSSAYIIEDSIVDPKRRTMTTMTWNISHARLMSVEERCEYRINPENGGWTEIKREAWISSCVYGLTRAVQEFGLARFKTSVTKTMKGFEYVLAKMQGETPSRTLAETATDRARETALAAKEKAKDLASHAQKKQYV comes from the exons ATGGTGAAGTATTACTGCTGCGCAGGTTTGCTCAAAAGCACCTGGGACCAAGTGTGTGTTGCTTTTTGGCAACGCTACCCCAACCCATACAG TAACCATGTTTTGACGGAGGATATCATTTTCCGGGAGGTTACCCCGACAAACTGCCTAATTTCCAGACGTCTGTTGACCAAAACTAGCCGAGCGCCTCGCTGGATGGAGCGATACCTTCCTAAGCAAATGTCCAGCTCAGCATACATCATCGAGGACTCTATTGTGGACCCCAAGAGAAGGACCATGACCACAATGACATGGAACATCAGCCACGCTCGCCTCATG TCGGTGGAGGAGCGATGTGAGTACCGAATTAACCCTGAGAATGGCGGCTGGACAGAGATTAAAAGAGAAGCTTGGATCTCCTCCTGTGTGTACGGACTCACTAGAGCTGTTCAG GAATTTGGCCTCGCAAGGTTCAAAACCAGTGTGACAAAGACCATGAAGGGCTTTGAGTATGTGCTGGCCAAAATGCAAG GTGAGACTCCATCAAGAACTTTAGCAGAAACTGCTACAGACCGAGCGAGAGAGACGGCGCTGGCAGCTAAGGAGAAAGCCAAAGATCTTGCCTCACATGCCCAGAAGAAACAATACGTGTGA
- the mxd3 gene encoding max dimerization protein 3, with protein MDGNICNIQVLLRAAEFLERREREAEHGYASVLPLSPDYSDKRSKQKSKKISAGGNRSVHNELEKNRRAQLRFCLEQLKKQVPLSSDSMRNTTLNLLRRAQLHIKKLQEQDECAEQLKGRLRWEQRELQVRLEQLQRGTERMRNNSQGSTMSSERSDSDREDVEVDVESIVFDCMDSDGLSMTHTDSDHCYSSMDKAWL; from the exons atggacGGAAACATTTGCAACATCCAGGTGCTTCTTCGGGCTGCTGAGTTTCTCGAAAGAAGAGAGCGGG AGGCAGAACATGGATACGCCTCAGTCCTGCCTCTCAGTCCAGATTACTCCGATAAGAGAAGCAAACAGAAGAGCAAAAAGATATCTGCTGGTGGCAATAG GTCAGTTCACAACGAGCTGGAGAAAAACAG AAGGGCTCAGTTGAGGTTCTGCCTGGAGCAGCTCAAGAAGCAAGTCCCTCTGTCGTCTGACTCGATGAGGAACACCACCCTCAATCTACTGAGACGAGCCCAGCTTCACATCAAG aagctgcaggagcaggaTGAGTgtgcagagcagctgaagggccGCCTTCGCTGGgagcagagagagctgcaggttCGAttggagcagctgcagagaggcACCGAGAGGATGAGAAACAACAGCCAGGGGTCGACCATGTCTTCTGAGAGGTCCGACTCTGATAGAG aggATGTGGAGGTTGATGTGGAGAGCATCGTGTTTGACTGCATGGACTCTGACGGACTGAGCatgacacacactgattcaGACCACTGTTACTCCAGCATGGATAAAGCCTGGCTATGA